A section of the Mesotoga sp. UBA6090 genome encodes:
- the serS gene encoding serine--tRNA ligase: MIDVRLIRENPEIVRRALEHRQMTSELLDEIVDMESKRREALQVVEQKKAERNSISSEIARAKASKDEKLALSLMERAKEISSEVKELDNRTSQIEEELKIKLLYLPNIPSSTTPIGKSEEDNVVLRTWGEPRKVDFEIRPHWDYGPETGLIDFERAAKISGARFTILRRDFARLERAITNFMLDLHHSKGYEEVALPFMVKRDTMQATGQLPKFEEEAYRIDPDDMFMIPTAEVPLVSQHMDEIIEGDLPKKYTAYSACFRREAGSYGKDVRGMIRVHQFDKVELVWFTHPDESYDALDNLTADAEDVLRKLELPYRVVSLCTGDIGFASAKTYDLEVWLPSYNTYREISSCSNVEDFQPRRANIRFRDSDNKLKFVHCLNGSGLAVGRTLVAIVENYQRSDGKIDVPKALVPYLSQEVIG, encoded by the coding sequence ATGATTGACGTAAGGTTGATTAGAGAAAACCCCGAAATTGTGAGAAGAGCTCTTGAGCACAGGCAGATGACCTCAGAGCTGTTGGATGAGATCGTTGATATGGAATCAAAGAGGAGAGAGGCGCTGCAGGTCGTTGAGCAGAAAAAGGCCGAGAGAAATAGCATATCTTCGGAAATTGCTCGTGCCAAAGCAAGCAAAGACGAGAAACTTGCTCTTTCCCTTATGGAAAGAGCAAAAGAGATCTCATCTGAAGTTAAGGAGCTTGATAACCGAACTTCTCAGATAGAAGAAGAACTGAAAATCAAACTTCTCTATCTTCCCAATATTCCTTCATCGACCACACCTATTGGCAAGAGTGAGGAAGATAACGTAGTTCTTAGGACATGGGGGGAACCGAGAAAGGTCGATTTTGAGATCCGACCGCACTGGGATTACGGCCCGGAAACAGGTCTTATAGACTTTGAAAGAGCCGCGAAAATATCTGGAGCGAGATTCACGATTCTTAGAAGAGACTTCGCAAGACTTGAGAGGGCCATAACTAACTTTATGCTGGACCTTCACCATTCCAAGGGATACGAGGAAGTAGCTCTTCCTTTCATGGTTAAGAGAGATACGATGCAGGCTACCGGTCAACTCCCAAAATTTGAAGAAGAAGCTTACAGAATAGATCCCGACGATATGTTTATGATACCTACGGCAGAAGTACCTCTTGTTTCTCAGCACATGGACGAGATCATCGAAGGTGATCTGCCTAAGAAATACACGGCTTACAGTGCATGCTTCAGGAGAGAGGCCGGATCGTACGGAAAGGATGTTCGTGGAATGATAAGAGTACACCAATTTGACAAGGTGGAGCTTGTCTGGTTTACCCATCCCGACGAGTCGTACGATGCGCTTGATAATCTTACGGCCGACGCTGAAGATGTTCTTAGGAAGTTGGAACTCCCTTACCGGGTAGTTTCTCTTTGTACTGGGGATATCGGGTTTGCATCGGCCAAGACTTATGATCTTGAAGTTTGGTTGCCTTCTTACAACACTTATAGAGAGATTTCTTCCTGTTCAAACGTTGAGGACTTCCAGCCAAGACGAGCCAACATAAGGTTCAGAGACAGTGACAACAAGCTGAAGTTTGTACACTGTTTGAATGGCTCGGGACTGGCCGTTGGAAGGACCCTGGTAGCAATAGTTGAGAACTATCAGAGAAGTGACGGAAAGATTGATGTGCCCAAAGCCCTCGTACCATACTTGAGTCAAGAGGTCATTGGTTAG
- a CDS encoding DUF4897 domain-containing protein, whose translation MKFNTLLIILVVVMVGMTAINMFMAFNNRLDIDTLSSNSNYSYDYEGRATLDIETEIIFNKPSQMTQFLEQYDKPREEQLTDFQESMNQFAESFSRQMFVEDFQSTATVLGSNRVKVIEHAVIAGFAAVEDGVVNTDMGEMEFDLTGEAYLLTVSLPRDATIIGVDPTPTVSADGNVFIWTDTGKTNFPKIQFARGE comes from the coding sequence ATGAAATTCAACACCCTTCTTATCATACTTGTTGTTGTAATGGTTGGAATGACTGCAATAAACATGTTCATGGCATTTAACAACAGACTGGATATAGATACCCTGTCATCCAACAGCAACTATTCATATGACTACGAGGGCCGGGCTACACTTGACATCGAAACCGAGATAATTTTCAACAAACCCAGCCAGATGACACAATTCCTTGAACAATACGATAAACCTCGGGAAGAACAACTAACAGATTTTCAGGAATCAATGAACCAATTTGCGGAAAGCTTCAGCAGACAGATGTTCGTTGAGGATTTTCAATCTACGGCTACAGTTCTTGGTTCAAACAGAGTGAAGGTAATTGAACACGCTGTCATTGCAGGTTTTGCAGCCGTTGAGGACGGTGTAGTGAATACAGACATGGGAGAGATGGAATTCGACCTGACTGGTGAAGCTTATTTGCTGACAGTCTCTCTGCCCCGCGATGCAACGATAATCGGTGTAGATCCCACCCCCACGGTCTCCGCAGATGGAAATGTCTTCATCTGGACCGATACAGGCAAGACAAACTTTCCTAAGATTCAATTTGCAAGAGGTGAGTAG
- a CDS encoding metal-sulfur cluster assembly factor: protein MSLTKEVVMKALGEVYDLEIGFDIVSLGLIYGVEVQENNDVRVKMTMTTPMCPLAGLMLEDARRKVSEIEGIGEVKMELTFDPPWTPEMASDDVRKMLGM from the coding sequence TTGAGTTTGACAAAAGAAGTTGTTATGAAAGCTCTGGGGGAAGTGTACGATCTCGAAATAGGTTTTGATATTGTCTCCCTCGGATTGATATACGGTGTAGAAGTACAAGAAAACAACGACGTTAGAGTCAAGATGACAATGACGACGCCGATGTGTCCTTTGGCAGGGCTTATGCTAGAAGATGCAAGAAGAAAAGTGAGCGAGATCGAAGGGATCGGTGAAGTCAAAATGGAACTTACCTTCGACCCTCCCTGGACACCTGAGATGGCGAGTGACGACGTAAGAAAGATGCTAGGAATGTGA
- the mazG gene encoding nucleoside triphosphate pyrophosphohydrolase, which yields MKRTFEESEWVRLIETMEKLRSPGGCEWDIAQTHETLRPYLIEEAYEVLDAIDRGNDEELAEELGDILLQVIFHSQIAAERKAFSITDVVRSLTDKLVRRHPQVFSDSKGYSYRQWEEIKAKEKGAGSTGSSSIGKINKALPALSLARRVQENASVVGFDWNEISGPRNKIDEEIEELDCAIKGGDKKKIEEELGDLLFTIANLSRFLDVDPESALKRSTEKFVNRFRDMESHIEEYGLEIESMTIDELNHLWEKAKEGTN from the coding sequence TTGAAGAGGACATTTGAGGAAAGCGAATGGGTAAGACTCATTGAGACAATGGAGAAATTGAGATCTCCCGGAGGCTGTGAATGGGATATAGCACAGACTCATGAGACGCTCAGACCATATTTGATTGAAGAGGCGTATGAGGTACTTGATGCCATAGATCGTGGGAATGACGAAGAGCTTGCCGAAGAGCTCGGTGATATCCTTCTTCAGGTTATATTTCATTCACAGATTGCGGCCGAAAGAAAAGCCTTCTCAATTACGGATGTTGTAAGGTCACTAACAGATAAACTCGTGAGAAGGCACCCCCAAGTCTTTTCCGATTCAAAGGGTTATTCTTATCGTCAGTGGGAAGAAATAAAAGCGAAGGAAAAGGGAGCAGGCTCAACTGGAAGTTCCTCTATAGGTAAGATCAACAAGGCTCTTCCAGCACTGAGTCTGGCTCGTAGGGTTCAGGAGAATGCTTCAGTCGTAGGTTTTGATTGGAACGAGATAAGCGGTCCGCGCAACAAGATAGACGAAGAGATAGAAGAGCTAGACTGTGCTATAAAGGGAGGGGACAAGAAGAAAATTGAAGAGGAACTCGGAGATCTTCTTTTTACGATTGCAAATCTATCGAGATTTCTTGATGTGGATCCTGAATCGGCTTTAAAGAGATCAACTGAGAAATTTGTGAACCGTTTTCGAGATATGGAGAGTCATATTGAGGAGTACGGTCTGGAAATTGAAAGCATGACCATAGATGAGCTCAATCACCTGTGGGAAAAAGCGAAGGAGGGTACAAATTGA
- the prmC gene encoding peptide chain release factor N(5)-glutamine methyltransferase, producing MRSEQLVEISRKKLAEAGIENSRFVVLLLAKEILSLSEADLILKKTEEIESPLANRYLAAVERVASGEPIDYVLGFRDFLGIRLKLSPSVLIPRNETEEMVEIVIAGEDSSRVFADIGTGSGAIACALASHIPSAIVYATDISKEALALAQENARKNGIHNIKFIEANNIEGLGFLLERVEVLVSNPPYIRTADIDSLDLAVRNHEPQIALDGGEDGLDFYREFFRHLPSGKRVYLEISQYGTEGLLKLARKLKGYCYEFRKDFSGNYRFMILHPED from the coding sequence GTGAGATCAGAGCAATTAGTAGAGATATCCAGGAAGAAACTGGCTGAGGCGGGAATTGAGAATTCCCGCTTTGTTGTGTTATTGCTTGCGAAGGAAATTCTATCTCTGAGTGAAGCCGATCTTATCCTCAAGAAAACCGAAGAAATCGAGTCTCCACTTGCCAATAGATACCTTGCTGCGGTGGAGAGAGTTGCCAGTGGAGAACCTATAGATTATGTGCTGGGATTCAGAGATTTCCTTGGGATTCGACTCAAGCTCTCTCCTAGCGTCTTGATTCCCCGTAACGAGACAGAGGAGATGGTTGAAATTGTCATTGCGGGCGAAGACAGTTCAAGAGTATTCGCCGACATAGGAACGGGAAGTGGAGCAATAGCCTGCGCACTGGCCAGCCACATTCCTTCCGCGATTGTTTACGCGACAGACATCTCGAAAGAGGCTCTTGCTCTTGCACAGGAAAATGCCCGGAAAAACGGCATTCATAACATTAAGTTCATTGAGGCAAACAATATTGAGGGATTAGGCTTTCTTCTGGAACGTGTGGAAGTCTTGGTTTCTAATCCTCCATATATTAGGACAGCCGACATAGATTCTCTGGATTTAGCTGTAAGAAACCATGAACCTCAGATTGCGCTAGATGGCGGGGAGGATGGTCTTGACTTCTACAGGGAGTTTTTCAGACATCTACCCAGTGGAAAGAGAGTCTACCTCGAAATATCGCAGTACGGGACTGAAGGGCTTCTTAAGCTTGCTCGTAAGCTGAAAGGTTACTGTTACGAGTTCAGGAAGGACTTCTCGGGAAACTACCGATTCATGATTCTTCATCCAGAAGATTGA
- a CDS encoding RsmE family RNA methyltransferase produces MPNAFFVLPEDNRVTLDSSETKHLRVTRARPGDKLTGIDGKGTTYRFVLEELGKSSASGIVIEREYIEKDGKSVTVAVAATKWPRLHILIEKATELGVDRIELFSSLRSVSRVDQSKLAKFNAVAKEAAKQSVNPYIPEIRISETLPLEGSFNLLLEFGGRPLAEVEEELAVERKLRLIVGPEGGFAPEEIRDISTRCTSVSLGRRTLRVETSVIVVLGIINYRLGRI; encoded by the coding sequence TTGCCCAATGCTTTCTTTGTTCTGCCCGAAGACAACAGAGTCACTCTAGACAGCAGTGAAACCAAGCATCTGAGAGTGACTAGAGCAAGACCCGGTGATAAGCTAACGGGCATTGATGGCAAAGGAACCACTTACAGATTTGTTCTCGAAGAACTTGGGAAATCATCTGCTTCGGGAATTGTTATCGAGCGCGAGTACATCGAGAAAGACGGTAAGAGTGTTACTGTAGCCGTGGCAGCGACGAAGTGGCCACGGCTACATATTCTGATAGAGAAGGCTACCGAATTGGGAGTAGACAGAATCGAGTTGTTCAGCAGTCTTAGATCGGTTTCCAGAGTTGATCAAAGTAAGTTGGCTAAGTTCAATGCAGTCGCAAAGGAAGCTGCCAAGCAGAGTGTCAATCCTTACATTCCCGAGATTAGAATATCCGAGACTCTTCCTCTTGAAGGATCATTCAACCTGCTTCTGGAATTCGGCGGCAGGCCTTTAGCAGAAGTAGAAGAAGAACTTGCCGTTGAAAGAAAACTGCGATTGATCGTAGGACCCGAAGGAGGTTTCGCACCGGAGGAGATTAGGGACATCTCAACCCGATGCACTTCCGTTTCTTTGGGAAGAAGAACTCTGAGAGTCGAGACAAGCGTGATTGTTGTACTCGGAATTATCAATTACCGTCTCGGCAGAATATAG
- a CDS encoding ribonuclease HII, whose product MKLSEEEFNKLVRFDAAYRVDHKIVAGVDEAGRGPLAGPVVAAAVIVLNPVEGVYDSKALSRKIRESLFERIIENSIVGIGLSSPEEIDLINVLAATRLAMNRALSVLSERPDYVIVDGKWLKLDVKGECVVRGDRKSASIASASIIAKVFRDRIMDSLDSLYPEYGYRRHKGYCTEMHLNALREFGPTTWHRLTYRPIRELIPKELVSRWSEENEVSNARLFRAGLTTTEVKN is encoded by the coding sequence ATGAAATTGTCTGAAGAAGAGTTCAATAAGCTTGTTAGATTTGATGCCGCTTACAGAGTAGATCACAAGATAGTTGCAGGTGTAGATGAAGCCGGAAGAGGTCCTCTGGCCGGGCCCGTTGTAGCAGCTGCCGTTATAGTTCTGAATCCAGTGGAAGGCGTGTACGATTCTAAAGCTCTTAGCAGAAAAATCAGAGAATCGTTGTTTGAGAGAATAATCGAGAACTCCATAGTAGGTATAGGGCTTTCGTCGCCCGAAGAGATAGATCTCATCAACGTCTTAGCTGCCACCAGACTGGCAATGAACAGGGCACTGAGCGTTCTTTCTGAAAGGCCAGATTATGTAATCGTCGATGGAAAGTGGCTAAAACTGGATGTGAAGGGCGAGTGTGTTGTCCGCGGAGATCGGAAGAGCGCATCGATAGCCAGTGCTTCTATAATTGCAAAGGTGTTTAGAGATCGGATTATGGATTCTCTCGATTCATTATATCCCGAGTATGGCTATAGAAGACACAAGGGTTATTGTACTGAAATGCATCTAAATGCTCTGAGGGAGTTCGGACCGACAACTTGGCACAGACTCACTTACAGGCCGATTCGAGAGTTGATTCCTAAGGAACTTGTATCACGCTGGTCAGAAGAAAATGAAGTAAGTAACGCCAGGCTTTTTAGAGCCGGGTTGACTACAACGGAGGTCAAGAATTGA
- a CDS encoding SIR2 family NAD-dependent protein deacylase, with protein sequence MSSVSQEADLFISLIRESANTSVLTGAGVSVASGIPDFRSPGGLYSKVSPDIFELGSFMKDPARYYKVAKERIHTMADAKPNATHLLLVKLQKMGLIKTIVTQNIDGLQQKAGAEGVVELHGTASFFDCMKCGKEFDRTDLELVLQRADIPKCSCGGLIKPRIVFFGEMLPEDAIRKAEDAAQNCNLFLAMGSSLMVYPAAQFPVIARSSGAKVAIVNREETGLDYLADHVFRVELERFSCEVLNLLDEES encoded by the coding sequence GTGAGTAGCGTCAGCCAAGAAGCCGATCTATTCATTTCCCTGATAAGAGAATCAGCAAATACCTCAGTACTTACCGGTGCTGGCGTTTCCGTTGCAAGCGGTATTCCAGATTTTAGAAGTCCAGGAGGTCTTTACAGCAAAGTCTCACCAGATATATTTGAGCTCGGCTCATTCATGAAAGACCCTGCCAGATACTACAAAGTGGCAAAAGAGAGAATCCACACGATGGCAGACGCCAAACCCAATGCTACTCATCTTCTCCTGGTCAAGCTTCAGAAAATGGGGTTGATCAAAACGATAGTAACTCAGAACATCGATGGTCTTCAACAGAAGGCCGGAGCAGAAGGAGTGGTTGAATTACACGGGACAGCCTCCTTTTTTGATTGTATGAAATGTGGAAAGGAATTTGACAGGACAGACCTTGAACTTGTTCTACAAAGAGCCGACATCCCTAAATGCAGTTGCGGTGGTCTGATAAAGCCAAGAATCGTCTTTTTCGGTGAGATGCTTCCCGAAGATGCAATCAGAAAGGCGGAAGACGCTGCGCAAAACTGTAATCTCTTTCTTGCTATGGGCTCTTCACTGATGGTGTATCCCGCTGCTCAGTTTCCAGTTATCGCCAGATCCTCCGGTGCGAAAGTTGCAATCGTGAATAGGGAAGAGACGGGTCTTGATTATCTTGCTGATCATGTCTTCAGAGTCGAACTGGAAAGATTTTCATGTGAAGTTCTCAATCTTCTGGATGAAGAATCATGA
- a CDS encoding 1-phosphofructokinase family hexose kinase, producing MIFSLTLNAALDRFLYTDSIIEDDTVRVDRVKDYPAGKGVDVSRVINELGGHSVSIAFLGGHTGKIIEEMLDDEGVVYATVRSEEETRINILVQTGSGQYRMSLPGPVISERETEKLCKTIDTLLRKGDYLLICGSVPEGVSSDIYARLCSRMRDIGVNVYIDSDKEPLIEGVKAGPRGIKPNLHELQRLLNRELHGETNIKRALLEVSDKYSIEEVLLTMGREGALALIGGSFYRIMVPEVSVKSAVGAGDSFLAAYCLSRELGERSEVALKMAGAASSAAVMTPGTELCRFDDVMNLLPQITVEAVIAPG from the coding sequence GTGATTTTCTCACTGACTTTGAACGCAGCTCTCGATAGATTCTTATATACAGACTCTATAATCGAGGACGATACTGTAAGGGTAGATAGAGTCAAGGACTACCCTGCAGGTAAAGGTGTCGACGTATCACGTGTAATAAATGAACTGGGAGGCCATTCGGTCTCAATAGCTTTTCTTGGAGGTCATACCGGAAAGATCATAGAAGAGATGCTAGATGATGAGGGAGTCGTTTATGCAACGGTAAGAAGTGAAGAAGAAACAAGGATTAACATTCTAGTACAGACTGGAAGTGGTCAATACAGGATGAGTCTTCCGGGCCCGGTAATTTCGGAAAGGGAAACAGAAAAACTCTGTAAGACGATTGATACCTTGTTGAGAAAAGGAGACTATCTTCTTATCTGCGGAAGTGTTCCTGAAGGAGTAAGCAGCGACATATACGCTCGACTCTGTTCAAGGATGAGAGACATCGGAGTCAACGTCTACATAGATTCCGACAAAGAGCCGTTAATCGAAGGCGTAAAAGCTGGCCCCAGAGGAATCAAGCCAAATTTGCATGAACTACAGAGGTTGTTGAATCGGGAACTTCATGGAGAGACAAATATAAAAAGAGCTCTACTTGAGGTCTCAGACAAATATTCGATCGAGGAGGTCCTTCTCACTATGGGAAGAGAGGGAGCCCTTGCACTTATCGGTGGAAGCTTCTATCGAATAATGGTGCCCGAAGTTTCCGTCAAGAGCGCAGTGGGGGCAGGAGACTCTTTTCTTGCAGCTTACTGCTTGTCGAGAGAATTGGGCGAGAGAAGTGAAGTTGCTTTGAAAATGGCAGGAGCAGCTAGTTCTGCTGCCGTCATGACCCCAGGTACCGAACTCTGCAGGTTCGATGATGTAATGAATCTGCTGCCACAAATCACTGTTGAAGCTGTAATCGCTCCTGGATGA
- a CDS encoding MarR family winged helix-turn-helix transcriptional regulator — MSGNEIKKEDAAILEKNLRAISTRIRREGRKVLRDFPITPAQFDVLQILFFNGEKRMSDISRWLGITKSTTTGLVKRLIDADLVERRRSDKDRRSFIIDISDSGRTLIEKVIDRRVEYLKSVMTEIKSDQVKALEVIVQNLLEIMDSKKAKV; from the coding sequence ATGTCCGGAAATGAAATCAAAAAGGAAGACGCTGCAATTCTTGAGAAGAATCTTAGAGCGATTTCTACGAGGATTAGAAGGGAAGGAAGAAAGGTTTTGAGGGACTTCCCGATCACTCCGGCCCAATTCGATGTCCTTCAGATCCTTTTCTTCAATGGTGAAAAGAGGATGAGTGACATCAGTCGCTGGCTTGGAATAACAAAGAGCACAACAACGGGTCTTGTGAAAAGGCTTATTGATGCTGATTTGGTAGAACGAAGGCGTTCTGACAAAGATAGGAGATCATTCATAATCGACATTTCTGATTCCGGAAGAACACTCATCGAGAAAGTTATCGATAGAAGAGTAGAGTACCTGAAATCGGTAATGACCGAAATAAAGTCTGATCAGGTAAAGGCTCTTGAGGTAATTGTCCAGAATCTTCTAGAGATAATGGACTCTAAGAAAGCAAAGGTATAA
- a CDS encoding OstA family protein — protein sequence MKRKSIIIGLILVSLAATIFASTVRIKGDTVLGSLQKEVFTFIGNVFINKDGEIYVETPLATATKGTTDWESFVTEGKTFVRFQTGEATASSLDYNLENSTGTLLEDVEAIIYSKEDDGKDIYVYKTEILNFDQKTEYYEGFAKETGEATPDLIFIDYKGDLNVDTLYFEYFGDTGLLNLRGNVFVDDFKNSRKIWAAELVYDTNDDSFEGKDVEIELVF from the coding sequence ATGAAGAGAAAGAGTATTATTATTGGACTAATTCTTGTTTCCCTTGCAGCAACAATTTTTGCCAGCACAGTAAGGATAAAGGGAGACACAGTCCTGGGATCTCTGCAGAAAGAGGTCTTTACTTTCATTGGAAATGTCTTTATTAACAAGGACGGAGAAATCTACGTTGAGACTCCACTGGCAACTGCGACAAAGGGTACTACTGACTGGGAGAGTTTTGTCACTGAAGGCAAAACCTTTGTAAGATTTCAGACTGGTGAGGCTACCGCTTCATCGCTTGACTACAATCTTGAGAACTCCACCGGCACATTGCTTGAAGATGTTGAAGCCATAATTTACTCGAAAGAGGATGATGGTAAGGACATATATGTTTACAAGACCGAGATACTCAATTTCGATCAGAAAACAGAATACTATGAGGGTTTCGCAAAGGAAACAGGGGAGGCAACGCCAGACCTAATTTTCATTGACTACAAAGGCGATCTCAATGTTGATACGCTCTACTTCGAGTATTTTGGAGATACGGGGCTCCTCAATTTGAGAGGAAATGTCTTTGTTGACGATTTCAAGAACAGTAGAAAGATTTGGGCCGCTGAACTGGTATACGACACAAACGACGACTCATTTGAAGGAAAAGATGTTGAGATAGAGCTTGTTTTCTAG
- a CDS encoding SurA N-terminal domain-containing protein, with amino-acid sequence MKKLLIAALMIMLFAVTAFAQTETLSGSGIAARVNGEVITMDAFLSKVLPNYTEISKRIEEVDPLFSEMLLNTEAGQKLLEEYERNSLEALIEETLLIQYAREAGIEADTEVLRGVVNKSIMDTLTELDIEKSDADLFYILKGYIDGLSSYEAKVVRDLAYKEVLNALYEAVTESATVTEEEVEQYYLANSSRYAIEEERANLKVLLFDSFSEAYSVWKAASRDANPASVLDTFPEVQSGSFTRQGIENLNPELVKSLFKPTNGELLSSVVTLDNKYAVIYLESYSPAGALGIDDVREEIRQILIAEKEDLLWRIWKEQEFKTFKEGAVIERYYETDGGE; translated from the coding sequence TTGAAGAAGCTGCTAATCGCTGCCCTGATGATTATGTTATTTGCTGTAACAGCGTTTGCACAGACAGAGACGTTGTCTGGAAGTGGGATAGCCGCCAGGGTAAATGGCGAGGTTATCACCATGGATGCTTTCCTTTCGAAAGTTTTGCCTAACTATACTGAGATATCAAAGAGGATTGAAGAGGTAGACCCTCTGTTTTCAGAGATGCTTCTGAATACTGAAGCCGGCCAGAAATTACTGGAGGAATACGAAAGAAATTCTCTGGAGGCTCTGATCGAAGAGACGCTTCTTATTCAGTATGCTAGGGAAGCTGGAATAGAAGCCGACACCGAGGTTCTGAGGGGCGTTGTCAACAAATCAATCATGGATACTCTCACAGAATTGGACATTGAGAAGTCAGATGCTGATCTTTTCTACATTCTCAAAGGATACATCGATGGGCTGAGTTCCTATGAGGCGAAAGTAGTCAGGGATCTTGCCTACAAAGAGGTTCTTAATGCTCTCTATGAAGCTGTTACTGAAAGTGCAACTGTTACAGAAGAGGAAGTTGAGCAGTATTATCTGGCCAACTCCTCCAGGTATGCAATTGAGGAGGAAAGGGCCAATTTAAAGGTGCTCCTGTTTGATTCCTTCTCTGAAGCCTATTCGGTATGGAAGGCGGCATCTAGGGATGCAAATCCTGCTTCTGTACTCGATACCTTCCCTGAAGTTCAGTCGGGAAGTTTCACGAGACAGGGGATTGAGAATCTGAATCCCGAGCTTGTGAAATCTCTCTTCAAACCGACTAACGGCGAGTTGCTTTCTTCGGTCGTGACTCTTGACAACAAATATGCTGTTATTTATCTTGAGTCATATTCTCCAGCCGGTGCTCTGGGCATTGATGACGTAAGGGAAGAGATACGGCAAATTCTGATTGCAGAAAAGGAGGACTTGCTCTGGAGAATATGGAAAGAGCAGGAATTCAAGACTTTCAAAGAAGGAGCTGTTATAGAGAGATACTACGAGACTGATGGAGGAGAGTAG